TAATTCCATGTACCAGCActctccatctcaaacgCAATCACTCCCAGCTGTTCGGCTATGCTGTCCCGGTGCCGCGCACTCTTCATCACTTGGTTGCTGCACGCTATTGGACCAAAATAAACACGGGGCGTTCGGGCCTTCTCGATATCTGCCATGGCCATATCGTCTTCACTGGCAGAAGACCTGTGAGCTGATTGTATACGGCTGCGCCTTCTCTGCGCCTCCGTGTCACAACCCAAAGATTGGCAGGAGCTGTGCAACGCTGCTTCACAAACGTCATCATTTTCTTCCACACAGCTCTGGCAAACCTCGCAGGGATGCCGTCGATGTTTATGGCGATAGTCAGGGGGATATAGAATATCTCTGTCGGGCCCTGGGCAGACTGAGCCTCGGAAATCTGCTCGGCCACAGATCGCAGCAGTGTATTCACCCGTTTTATCTTGGATTCTTCGCTGCGCATTATCACCGGATAGTTTCTTCGCAAACGAACCGATCTCGCGACTCAATCCCCCGAGGGTATCCGTTCGTAAAAACCGATTGGGGTACTGCTTTCCATGGTCGAACTGAACCACCGAGGAGCTGATAATCAcgtcgccgaggaagatATCTCCGCCACCAGAGGTTCTCGGGACACCACCAcaaacaccaacaatcaAGGCCATCTTGATCCCTCCAAAGCTGGACCTGAGGCTGGCGGCAGCCCCAGCGGCGTTCGCTATCCCATCGTCCGGCATGTACACAATTACCACATTCTGGTTGGCCAATTTCCCCGTCGTGTAAGTGTTTGTGTCCCCATAGGCTTTTCCATACGAGAAGCCGTCGGTTTCGTACTCCTCATCGAGTAGTGCTTCGATTGCGTTTCCCTCGACAGTCAAGGCACATGTGATGGCGATTTCGAACCCGGCGCGTCCTGCTGGGCGGCAAGGGCGGTTGGTAGGATGGTCGCCCCTAGAATCAGAATTAGTTGAAACCTGCATATTGGGGTATTGTCCAGAGCTTCTAAAGCATCTGGACACAGTTTCATATGAAATGAGGAAAGATGAATCGTTCGGAGTAAGCAGTTGTTGGGCGTGCGGCAGTGTCAACGTGCGGGGTGCAAACAATGGCATCTTGCTGAGTAAGGGAACAGCCTTGCGAAGTAGACACTGTTCGGCGGCTGTGTATTTGCCAGAAAGGCTTAGTGTATTGCAAATGGTGACTTGGGGATGAGGCTACTACTTTGAATATAAACTCCATCTTTACGCATGCTTTGGCGTGAGAAGGTGGAGTAGTGCATGTGGATGGAGTAGGCAGATCAACTGTGTGAAAAGACTGTAGTGAATATGTTCAGTTAAGCTGCGTTTTGGCTGTTTTAAAGTATGCTAAAGAGATCATTGGATACTGTAGGATAGCCATTCCTGACTACGCAGGAGAATCCGTACCAAACAAAAGATATAAGCCCTACTTAGATTCTGAATCTTCGCCATTGTCCACTGTATCATGAAGCCTACTGTGACCGTCCCCAACAAGGGTCGACTGCAGATACTTGGGAAGGAGATAAATGGAAAGTATTAAGAAGATATGGGCCATTGGAGTTTGGTTTCGGTATCCAGGCGAAGGAGCAGCCTCTGGCGCCGAAGGTTCATGACTGATTCATTAGGCAGCGGACAGGAGATGCCTATGCCTGCGAACCATGCTCGCTTGATTCGGAGCCGGAAAGCCTGTTCAACTGGTCTTACTCATGGGGGATTCTGAGAATAATGAGTGGAAATAATAATGGAATTAATTTTTACCCTCACCTGAGCGGTCAGCCTCGATTGTGCATCACTTGGAAGCAAACAAGCATGGACTTCTAATTAGCAAAACAGGTTCTATCAGCGCTGAGAATAATGTGTAGAATGAAATCTAAGTAGGTCATCAAAATGCGCCACTCTGACAGGATAGGCGCTGAACTGATCGCTGCGTGAAAACAAGAGGAAGGGCATTAAACATGAGGTGTAGTAAATCCGACCCGCGAACAGCAAAACATATAGCAATATTTGGTATCCTGGCGCTGAAAGATGTGTAATACATATAAATGTGACATTATTAAattcgaaaaaaaaaggaggaAACGGTCTCTCGGTCAACCGGCTAGTTCGAACCTTGTGCCGGCGTACCTACTCGGCTTGGAACCGGGATCCTCCATTTCTGGAATATACCCTCGCGGGGAGGCGAAGCCTGGTAGCTCACTGACGGAGCGACGATACGGCGGTGCGGACAGCTCTGGCATATAAGGGTTGTGTTCGGTGGCAACCCGGGCattgcttttcttttgtcGTGACTTGTAGAACCACAACGATAGGAGGATGATTATAATGACAGCTGCGCCACCAACGCCGATGCCAATTCCTGCCTTTGCTCCGGTTgataatgatgatgaagattccgtggctgctggggcaTCTGGAGTAGCGGTGGCTGATTTGGGACCATCGCTGGACACTGTCTCGATGGAACCGGAATCGGGTCTGGAGGTagatgttggtgttggagagCTCGTAACGAAGAGCGAGAGATCGCTCTCCGCGAATGCTATCGTCATTGGCTGTGCCCACATGGTAACCGGTCCTTTAACTGCACTTGTCGTCGTGTCGGTAACCGCTGTGCGGGCCAGTACAGTCGTTGCCGGGCTGCTAGCAGGATAGGTGCTAGTGCACCCGGCGAACACCATTGTGCTGTCGTACCCATTTGGAGTCGTGAGGATCGTGTAGTAGGCAAAATTTCTGAACGCAAGATTCGTTAGTAAATATGGTCATGACAGATGTTTGAGGTGAGAGACCCACGAAGGACAGCACACGGCAGTTGTTGTTGACCCGTCGAAATTCAACCCTGCAGAGGTATACCCTTCGGCACAGTATCCTGGGCTATAGATTTGGTGTCCTTCGACTCGACCCATGTTCCTAAATCCAGAGGGGAAGCAGTCGTTGTTTCCAGTCGTCACGGCATTTTGCATGAGAAGGCCTCCTTTGGCACTGTTATAGTAGGCAGGCTCGAAAGTCCAGCTCTTCGAGCATTCGTCCGGAGGCGTAAAGACCTCACTCATAGACAATTCCCCATCATTAGGCAGATTTTTAACAACCATTTTGGGGCCTCAAGGTTCCGCGGAGCCTCACAACTGGCAGGAGGACGGTATCTTTTGGAGAAATAGGGTTGCAGTGAAGGGACGAAGAGATTGCCGAAACATGGAACCTAACCGCGGGGTGGGACAGTTTTGATTTTAACCCGATTGCACCATGGCCGGGCTTGGGAATAGGCGGTTACAGAACAGGTCCATCTGGGTGCGGCGCTGCTAAGGTGCATTTCTAGTGCCAGGCCTGGGTAGTCCTTTGTTGTGTCTAACAGCCGCTGTACCAATCATGGTAGGGGTTATTGCCGCTGGCTGTGATAGCGCGTCCCTAATTTAACCAGAAAAAAGCAATAATAGGACGCTTAACAGGAGCCAGCACTAATTGCGAAATTGCTGGCAGCTGGGGTTTTCTCCTGAGCTGGCAAGAGGTCAATGTGTTGACTTGGCAGCTCCCAGTTTGCCGGAACCGACCCATTTCGCAGGCCTTCATAATCTTGTGCCTTTAGATACGTCTCTCCGTCTTGGTCGGTTAACCTCCCTGTAGCTGACTTCTTGTCCAAGAGTGTGGAGATTGTCAGAACCAGGTGGAGCTCATGTAGGGAGGTAGGCCAGGCTAGGCCAAGCACGTATGCTGGCTTTTGCCAGAGGGTACGGAACTACGGATACTATGCGGTTCGTTTTAAAGGCCTCGGGGAGTCAGATAAGGCCTTCAAGCAGCCGAGGGAGcattgtacggagtataccATATGGGAAAAATAGGCTTGATAGTGAGAACTTCTAGGGCTAAGTCCGGCGCCTAACTATAGCTTCCTATCCTACCATTTTGCTACCACCTCTCTGCTACGCACACCGGATAGGCACATGGATTTCTACTGTTACCACGGCCGCTGTGAGTACTGACCCGGGCTTGCTGTGCTGGCGAGGTCATTGTCTCTGGCGCGGAGCCGCTTTTCTAGACCGTGACCCGCTTTTGTTCGCGATCCAGCATCCTCAGGAACAAGCGCCTGTTCCTGATTTTCGCCCCTCTGATATGGACGGGTAATTGGGTTCAaaccctttttttttcgagGTCCTACTTGCTCCTGACAGCTGGCCAGCAAGTTCGTTGGTTGACAGGCGGACAGAGATGGATGGGGAAACGATCCCACGCACGCGCTCCACCCTGGCGCCTACAGGGCCAATGCGGCACAGCGTTTCAACGTTTTTGGAAACAGACAGTCGCTGATCAGTCCATGTGCAAATTGGTACTTTCGATATCACGCGCTAAGCTGGACTAGCGGACAACGCACCCTGCAGCAAACGAATCGTGCTTCCCCTTGGCACCCCGATTGCGAGCCGTCCTCGCGAGCCTCGAAGATGCGTGAAAGCTGCCCCGAAACTTGACTCTTACGATGATTTAACCACCGTTTCCTCAGGATGGGTGCGTATAAACTCGCCTCTCCGCGCCGGGCTATACTCGCCCCTGTCGCTGTTATAGTCGTCATACTGATATTTCTCACGTCCAACGCATATCGCCCATTATCCGAAGAGAATGGCGTCCCCGAGCCGGCGCCTGCGGGCATGCAGACTGAGAtaccagaagatgatgcacCGCAAAGCTTGGATTCTTTGAGCTTCCCAGCCGACTACTCCCCGGCTTCTGACGAGCCTTCCTTTTGTGCCGAACGTTTCGAAGTCCCATATCTTGAGAATCTTCGAGATTCTGCGACTCGCTATTGCACAGAACAGTCAGGTTCGCAGTTGACCTGCTTCCATAGTAAGACGGCTGGCAGCCGGACGGATACCTTCTGTCTCGGGCAGAATGCGATATTCGATACAGCCTCTCGCAAGTTCATGCTGCAGTGTGAGCTCGGCGAGCCCAGCCCCTCTAAATCGTCCTTTCGCGCCCCGGAGTTCAATCAATTCCCAAGTTACTGGTACGAAACTGGGCCGAGGGTGATTTTTAATGACTGGGTAGAGATGTCTGCGGAAGCCTTACCAACGGCGGCACCACAGCCTCGCGCCTTCACGATTCTAGTCAAACGAGAGATGCACCATAATTTCTGGCATTCGTTGATGGAAATATTCTCCATGGCAATGTCCATTGACGTATTGCGAATAACCTCTCAACCCgacagcagccgcagcggcCCAGGGAAGCGACCACTGCTTTCAGACGCAGAGATGGAAAACATACAGGTCGTTCTCTTGGACGATCTCGAGGACGGAGCTTTCATTGATCTGTGGCCTTTGCTGAGCAGCAAGCCTGTGGTCAGAGCACAAGACCTGCCGGAAGACAGTGCTTTGCAGAACATTGTGGTACCGCTGCCCGGTGGTAGCAACCCATTTTGGCAGGGCGACTGGACTATTCATGGCTGTGAAGACTCGGCTCTCCTGCGCACATTTTCGCGTCGAGTGTTGAGTTTCTACGGACTTCCTAGCACCAAACCACGCCAGGATTCCCAGATCATGTTGACGTTCATCAACCGTACCAATAAAAGGCGACTTGTGAACAGTGACGAATTTCTGGCTGAGCTCGAATCGAAATACCCCCATGTGACTGTACACAGTTACGACTTTGCTGCCCTCACGATGAAGAGGCAGCTAGAGATCGTCCAGGACACCGATATCCTGGTAGGAGTACATGGCGCTGGTCTAACCCACGGGTTCTTCCTTCACCCACGGTCAGCCATGGTTGAAATCTTGCCGCCGAAGTTGAACCACAAGGGATTCCGCAATGTTGCCTCGCTGATGAACCTCGGCCACTACAGTGCGCATGCCGACGACGCTCCTAGAGGTAACGGAAACTGGCAAGACGAGGATATCTCTATGGACAAGGAACGATTTATGGCCCTGATAGATGCGGCAATCAAATCTATGTATGGCAAGGGTAAATGGGATTACGACATTGTTTAGACTAATACTCGAATATACCAAGGGGGCTGGCCCTCTTTTTCCAACTATACATATTTTCAAAGCGGCCTTGAAACCAATACCGGGATTCTATCTTGTCTTCCGCGATGGTCTTTCCGGTCGCATTCCGATCGACAATCTGCTTGCCGTTTGGAATGCTATTTCTGTCGCCAATCATAACCGCCCGAGGGCTTGACCCGTCGGCCGACCCGCTTCAGCGGCTAGCGTTTCGGTTCCATTGGCCGAAACAGCTACAAGGGTGCGGCTTGGCGCGTGATAAACGTGGGTCTTTCCGCTGATCTTGCCCCATAAGATCATCCGTGTCTCGTGCCGACGCGCTTTTCAACGACGTGCTGAGAAAGGTGACGCTCCCAATAGTTGTTGATTGGGAGGGGATCGCATCAAATCGCACGATTGCTGACAGGCGACATCGAACTATGAACTCCACTAGCGCGGTACGCAGTGGTGGCCTGAAACTGCTATAAATTATGGGGTGTATGTATCCTACACCACCGGCTGCACTTATTTGAAACGCCGAAGCGTCCCGCCACAATGGAACTTGCGCAGGTGTCCATAGTATGGCAACAGCTCGTCGAGTCGGATCCTGCAATCCCTGGAGAAAAAAATGACCACTGGTAGTCTCCTTAGCCCGTGGCAGCATCTGCTCAGGATCGGTGCTTCTGTGGCTGGCGTCTTTTTCGCTTTCGTTTTGTTCAATGCTTACCATCTTCACCTTGCTTCTCAGCACCAGTTGCTCCCGGAGGGCACTATCAATTTCCATCATCAGCAGGGAATTCCGGACCCCCAATCAAATTTCCCTGTGAAGAATGCCTCGCCGGCTGTTTTCAATATCCCACCGGCCTACGCAGGGGTTGAGAAACCTCCGCCATCCTGCGATGACCGGTTCGGTGACTCGTATCTTCGACAACTTCGCCACTCTGCCACAGAGTACTGTACTCCAGAGTCTCAGAGCGGATTGACTTGCTTTCATAGCAAAACCGCCGCGGGTCGCACCGACTCGTTCTGTCTCGCTCGAGGAGCCCATTTCAACCAAGTTGACAGGAAATTCACACTGGGCTGCAGCCTACGGGATCTTGGTGGACTGGTCGTCCCCAGATACGACGAGCTCACCAATTACTGGTATGACACAGGGCCTGGAATCGTCCTGCAGGAAACAGTTGTGATCGACGAAGGCAACTCGTCGCTCAGAGTACCTGATACTGTGCCAAACTATACCCTGCTTGCCAAGCGCGAAGGCTCTGAAAATATATGGCATTCTTTAATGGAGATATTCTCCATGACCTTAACATTGGATGTCCTCCGGATGGCGCAGCACCCAGATAAACCAACGCCTTTGTTCACTCACGCAGATATTGCAAATACTCAAGTCCTCCTGCTTGACGAAATGGCCGACGGGCCCTATCTGGATCTCTGGTCCCTATTTGCCCCCAaacccctcctccgcatcaacaaccgcaCACTCCCACGGCTGACTACCTCCTTCGAGAACCTAATCGTGCCCCTCAGCGGTGGCGGAAACCCACTCTGGCAGGGTGACTGGGAAATCCACACCTGCGTCGAGTCCTCACTCCTCCGCACCTTCTCCCGCCGCGTCCTCAACCACTATCATCTCGACTCAGATGCCCAGCGCAACCAACCAGCAGATATAACCGTGACGTTCATCAACAGGACAACCACGCGCCATCTCGTCAACGCGGCGGAATACCTCACCCACCTCGAATCCAAACTCCCCCATACCAGGGTCAAATCAGTAGACTTCGCGTCCATTCCATTTGCCGAGCAACTTGCCGTAGCCCAGCAAACAGACGTGCTCGTTGGCGTTCACGGTGCGGGCCTCACACACGGGATATTCCTCCCCCCTCATTCAGCAGTGGTTGAGATCCTGCCCCCGGGCCTAAATCATAAAGGGTTCCGGAATGTCGCGGCGCTGCTTGGTCATTCTTATTTCAGTGCGTATGCGACGGAGTCTATACGACCGGCCCGCTCGTCCGAGGATGAGGTGCTAGGTACGCAGGAGGAGCGTGACTGGCATAGAGAAGATGTCTTCATTGAGCAGGATGTATTTATGGATTTGATGGATTTGGCTGTAAAGGCTATTTATAATAGGGGCTCTCGGATCTATGATGTATAGTAATAACTGGAGCGTCTATATATAATCCTGGGGGAGTGCGGCGGATAGAGAAGCAGAGGTAAACGAGGCTCCATAGAAGAGCCATGCAGATCGTAGCGAATATTAACTGACTGTGCCAAGATCAGATCCCATTCAAGTTTCCCTGCTACAAACTCGATATCACTCTAAAGAAACGACGGCCCCGACGGAATTGGGGCAAAACAGTGGCCTCGCATATAGAATTGGCGCATACATTGACCGATATTTTAAAGGGCTTGGAATGTTTTTATCATAACCCAATTCTACTGTAAAACATTACCAATTTTTCTTGCTTATATATTATGTTCCCTACTAACTATTTGACCGCTGCACTAGCATTTCACCTGGGAATTTCATCCCTCGGAACAATACGCAGCGGACAACTGGTAATCCCCATCTCCGGCATCCCAGCATACTCAAGCGGTCCATTTACTTCAAAGTCCGCCGAATTCCGCAAAATCACAGCAAGACCAATTTGCAGTGCCCTACTGGCGTTAGCCTCGCCGTTCCATAGGAGAAATTGCAACTTACATCCGTGCCAGCGGCATCCCAGCACATCGATGCCTTCCCCGCCCAAAGCCTAAATGGGAGGTAATATTCGGCCGATTGAGAATAAATTCATCAGGGTCAGTAAAGGCCTCAGGATCCCGATTGGCCGCCGCATATGTCATTGTTATTGGTGTTTTCGCCGGGATCGTTCGCCCGTGGAGCTGTATATCCCTGGATGGCGTCCGACAGAAGCCGCGATATGGTACGTAGAGCCGAACGAACTCTTCCACTGCAGCGGGGATGAGGGATGGATTTCCTCGTAACTCAGCCTGTAAGGCCTTATCCTTTGAGAGATGGTTGCATATAGCcccaaagagaagaggaggcgcAACCATCCCGACGACGAGTGATTGCCGCAATGCACCACTATAAGCATCAGTATCGCACCACACATAAAGAATGGCAGTGAACATACATCAaaagctcatcatccaacGCCATCCCAGAGCCATCCTTTTCCAACAACAACGAACTCGCCGGATCCTGCTCCGGATCCCTCGGATGAACCCGTCTATCAGCGAACAGCCTCCGCGCAATGCCATACAACTTCTCCGACTGCGCAGAGGTCTCCTTCGGATCCTGTCGTCGCCACGCATTCACCCAAGCCGCCGCAGTGCCCGCTAGTAGAGGCGCCGTCTCATCTTCCAGATTCAGCCACGCGGTCTCAACCCACGCGGCAAACATTGCGCTGAACTCCCCGCAGATATCCCCGCCGCCCCTTGCCACGAGTTTGGCAAACTCGCGCTCCGCATGCTCTTTCAAGACCGGCTCAAGCCGTTTCAGCCGTTTCGGGCGCAGCGTGCGATCTAATGCAGTTCGGTATGGCGTGTGCGCCGGCGGATCGGTGTTAAGCGGTGGCCGTCGAATACCGCGGGGATCACTGGGGATGACGGCCTTGACGGAGGAGATGAATGTCTCTGTATCTGATGCTGCGGTTTTGACGTCCTCGTAGCGGGTGAGGAGGTAGAAGCCGCCGTTCTCGGTTGTGTGTGCGACGGGGCATTGGGATCGTAGGGACGCGAATTGCGCGTAGATCTTGGATGGGGTGTTGTCTTTTATTAGAGTGAAGTCGTTGCCTTGCGGTTCGAGATGGGTTTCTGTTGACATCTTGGCTGGCTGTTTATGGTATCTCACCGTCGGCAGTTGGGAACGGTAGAATTATATCTGGGCATTTTATACAGACCTGGACTCAATATCGATAGTGGGGACATAAGAATGGGGAATGGGGACACAACACCAGCGACGAGTCATGGCGGGGACACAATAACCACGATAGTATAATGTAAATCCTCCAATATTGTTACTTACAACTCGCACCGCTCAATATAAGCActgacaacctcctccatctccaccgcAACCCCCCACTGCAGCGACAGCCCCCTAAGCAGCGTCCTTATGGCCGTTAAATCATACGACAAGTCACGAACAACATACTTCTCCCTCGGCATGCCAGCACCATCAAACGTCCCAGCAATGAAATCCATCGTCTGTACACCACAATCTCCTACCTCAGCATTCTCATAATTCCCCCtatccagcgccatcaacgccccatcccaatccaccaccgccggaACAACAACCTTGCCCACCCCAGCCAGTATAAAAGACGTATAAGTCGCCGCAGCCGCAAACACCGCCCCGGGGATATTCACATCAAACGCGAGTCCCAGGGGCAACTGCGCCGCGATCGCCTGCATGTTCACCGCATGCAGCAGCGTCGCTCGACCAGACGTACTCTGCGCCCACCGTGCCGGATTAATGAGTGATTCCTCGCGCTGGCTTCCGCCGAATATACCCTGCTTTATCCCGAAGAGGTGGCACATTCGTCTTGTTCCACGCGCTGTGCTTGCAGCTGTGTCGAGGCAGATGGAGTGCCACTGGAGTAAGGCTGTTAGACGATCTGTTGGGGTGAGGGCTTTACTAGCGAGGATATTCTGGCGCAGCTGGCTCAGGACGAGCAGGAGATCACGACGCGATGGCATACCGACCGGTGGGGGATTCGTCCGGTTTGC
This region of Aspergillus puulaauensis MK2 DNA, chromosome 5, nearly complete sequence genomic DNA includes:
- a CDS encoding uncharacterized protein (COG:S;~EggNog:ENOG410PU4K;~TransMembrane:1 (o224-246i)), which gives rise to MVVKNLPNDGELSMSEVFTPPDECSKSWTFEPAYYNSAKGGLLMQNAVTTGNNDCFPSGFRNMGRVEGHQIYSPGYCAEGYTSAGLNFDGSTTTAVCCPSNFAYYTILTTPNGYDSTMVFAGCTSTYPASSPATTVLARTAVTDTTTSAVKGPVTMWAQPMTIAFAESDLSLFVTSSPTPTSTSRPDSGSIETVSSDGPKSATATPDAPAATESSSSLSTGAKAGIGIGVGGAAVIIIILLSLWFYKSRQKKSNARVATEHNPYMPELSAPPYRRSVSELPGFASPRGYIPEMEDPGSKPSRYAGTRFELAG
- a CDS encoding uncharacterized protein (COG:S;~EggNog:ENOG410PM38;~InterPro:IPR007657;~PFAM:PF04577;~TransMembrane:1 (i12-32o);~go_function: GO:0016757 - transferase activity, transferring glycosyl groups [Evidence IEA]), which translates into the protein MGAYKLASPRRAILAPVAVIVVILIFLTSNAYRPLSEENGVPEPAPAGMQTEIPEDDAPQSLDSLSFPADYSPASDEPSFCAERFEVPYLENLRDSATRYCTEQSGSQLTCFHSKTAGSRTDTFCLGQNAIFDTASRKFMLQCELGEPSPSKSSFRAPEFNQFPSYWYETGPRVIFNDWVEMSAEALPTAAPQPRAFTILVKREMHHNFWHSLMEIFSMAMSIDVLRITSQPDSSRSGPGKRPLLSDAEMENIQVVLLDDLEDGAFIDLWPLLSSKPVVRAQDLPEDSALQNIVVPLPGGSNPFWQGDWTIHGCEDSALLRTFSRRVLSFYGLPSTKPRQDSQIMLTFINRTNKRRLVNSDEFLAELESKYPHVTVHSYDFAALTMKRQLEIVQDTDILVGVHGAGLTHGFFLHPRSAMVEILPPKLNHKGFRNVASLMNLGHYSAHADDAPRGNGNWQDEDISMDKERFMALIDAAIKSMYGKGKWDYDIV
- a CDS encoding uncharacterized protein (COG:S;~EggNog:ENOG410PM38;~InterPro:IPR007657;~PFAM:PF04577;~TransMembrane:1 (i12-33o);~go_function: GO:0016757 - transferase activity, transferring glycosyl groups [Evidence IEA]), with the protein product MTTGSLLSPWQHLLRIGASVAGVFFAFVLFNAYHLHLASQHQLLPEGTINFHHQQGIPDPQSNFPVKNASPAVFNIPPAYAGVEKPPPSCDDRFGDSYLRQLRHSATEYCTPESQSGLTCFHSKTAAGRTDSFCLARGAHFNQVDRKFTLGCSLRDLGGLVVPRYDELTNYWYDTGPGIVLQETVVIDEGNSSLRVPDTVPNYTLLAKREGSENIWHSLMEIFSMTLTLDVLRMAQHPDKPTPLFTHADIANTQVLLLDEMADGPYLDLWSLFAPKPLLRINNRTLPRLTTSFENLIVPLSGGGNPLWQGDWEIHTCVESSLLRTFSRRVLNHYHLDSDAQRNQPADITVTFINRTTTRHLVNAAEYLTHLESKLPHTRVKSVDFASIPFAEQLAVAQQTDVLVGVHGAGLTHGIFLPPHSAVVEILPPGLNHKGFRNVAALLGHSYFSAYATESIRPARSSEDEVLGTQEERDWHREDVFIEQDVFMDLMDLAVKAIYNRGSRIYDV
- a CDS encoding uncharacterized protein (COG:Q;~EggNog:ENOG410PW05;~InterPro:IPR001128,IPR002397,IPR017972,IPR036396;~go_function: GO:0005506 - iron ion binding [Evidence IEA];~go_function: GO:0016705 - oxidoreductase activity, acting on paired donors, with incorporation or reduction of molecular oxygen [Evidence IEA];~go_function: GO:0020037 - heme binding [Evidence IEA];~go_process: GO:0055114 - oxidation-reduction process [Evidence IEA]); this translates as MSTETHLEPQGNDFTLIKDNTPSKIYAQFASLRSQCPVAHTTENGGFYLLTRYEDVKTAASDTETFISSVKAVIPSDPRGIRRPPLNTDPPAHTPYRTALDRTLRPKRLKRLEPVLKEHAEREFAKLVARGGGDICGEFSAMFAAWVETAWLNLEDETAPLLAGTAAAWVNAWRRQDPKETSAQSEKLYGIARRLFADRRVHPRDPEQDPASSLLLEKDGSGMALDDELLIGALRQSLVVGMVAPPLLFGAICNHLSKDKALQAELRGNPSLIPAAVEEFVRLYVPYRGFCRTPSRDIQLHGRTIPAKTPITMTYAAANRDPEAFTDPDEFILNRPNITSHLGFGRGRHRCAGMPLARMALQIGLAVILRNSADFEVNGPLEYAGMPEMGITSCPLRIVPRDEIPR